ACGTGCTCGGGGATCGGCTGCGCCACGTAGATTGGCAGTGCTCGCCCGATGGCGGATCGTCCGAACGGTTCAGGAGTTGCTGCGATGCCCCGTGAGTGCGGTGCCGTGCTGCGCGGCCCCCCTGCCCGTCGGTCCCGCACGCCATGATGCGTGCGACTCTGCCGAACTGGACGCTGTGGCTGCAGAACGGGGCGAACTTCGCCAAGCTCATCGAGCTCGGCGCGTTCGTCTTCAGCGCGTACCAGTTCTGGGCCGGGCGCCGTGAGCGGCGGGCGGCCGACGCGGCCTCGGCCGATCGGGCCCGCATCGACGCGACCTACCAGGCGTGGCAGGTCATCAACAGCGCGCAGGGCAAGGGTGGAAGTGGCGGACGCATCGAGGCCCTCGCCGACCTGCTCCGGCACGACGTGTCGCTCGCCGGCGTCCGCCTGGATGATGCCTGGCTCGAGGACGTCCGCCTGCCCGGCGCGCGGCTCGTGCGTAGCAGCTTCCGTCGCGCGAACCTCGCGCGCGCGAACTTCGCGGGCGCGGACCTCGAAGGCGCCGACTTCACCGGCGCCGACCTCGTCTCGGCCGACCTGACGAACACCAACCTGCGCGGAGCCACGCTCGCGGCCGCACGCCTCTCGGCGGCCACGTTGGATGGCGCCGACCTGCGCGACGTGAAGGGCTGGACGGAGGTCCGCTCGTACGCCTACGCCAGCGTCGCCGCCGTCCGCAACCCGCCGACCGGTTTCACCGAATTCGCGCACCATGCCGGCGCGGTGGGTCCGGGGCGCGCGGAACACGCCGCAGACGACGAACGCAACTACTCGCGCGTGTTCCGCGCAGTGTAGCGCCGCACCGTCGCGCCGCTCCGTCGCGCCGCTCCGGCACGTGCCCCGCACCGTCGCGCCCCCGCGCCGTTCCGTTCCACATTTGAGCCGAGCCATGCCCACCGCCCTCTTCGCCCAGGCGCTCGCCCTCGCGACCGCCGCCGGCATCAGCACCTACGGCACGGTCGCCCTCCTCGGCGCCGCGGGCCACTTCGGCCTGATCGGTCCGCTGCCGGACGGCCTCTCGCTGGTCGAAAACCCGTGGATCTTCGGACTCGCCGCCGTCCTTTACGCGGTCGAGTTCCTCGGCACCCTGGTCCCAGGCGTTGCCTCGCTCTGGGAAACCGTCCACACCGCGATCCGTCCAGTCGCCGGCGCCGTCCTCGCCGCGGCCACGGTCGCCCACACCGACCCGCGCCTCACCCTCGCCGCCACCCTCCTCGGCGGCACCCTCGCGCTCGGCACCCACGTCACCAAACTCGGCACCCGCGTCGCCGTCGACACGAGCCCCGAACCGTTCTCGAACGGCGCCGCCAACGTCGCCGAACTCGGCTTCTTCGGTGCACTCACGCTCGCGGTGTGGCAGCATCCGTACGTCACCCTCGCGGTCGGCCTCGTCATCGTCGTCACCACCGCGCTCCTGGTCCGCGCGGCGTACCGCGCGATTCGCGGGACGTTGAGGCGGATGAGGCCGGGAAGAGCAGGGGTCGGGGTGTTAGGCGGACGGTAGGACCGTCAGCGGCCCCACCGCGAACGGCCCTACCGCCCCGCCTTCACCGATATCCCACCGCCTGCAGGCCGAACAGCTCGGCGTACTCTCCTCCCGCCTCGACCAGCTGGTCGTGCGACCCCTGCTCCACGACCCGGCCGTCGCCTAACACCACGATCCGGTCGGCCATCCGCACCGTCGAGAAGCGGTGCGAGATGAGCACCGCCGTCCGCCCCGCGACCAGCTCCGCGAAGCGCTCGAACACCTCGTACTCGGCGCGCGCGTCGAGCGCCGCGGTCGGCTCGTCGAGGACGAGGACCTGGGCGTCGCGGAGGTAGGCGCGCGCGAGGGCCACCTTCTGCCACTCGCCGCCCGACAGGTCGACCCCGTCCTCGAAGCGGCGGCCTAACATCTGGCGGTAGCCGGCGGGGAGCTTGGGGAGGAGCGTCGCGGCGAGCGAGCGCTCGGCGGCCGCGACGATCGGGGCCGGGGTGGGGGCGCCGTCGCCCCCGGACTCGAGCACGGCGACCTCGCCCACGCCGACGTTCTCGTCGAAGGCGAAGTCGTAGCGGACGAAGTCCTGGAAGATCACGCCCACCGCCGCGCGCAGCGAGGCGAGGTCGTAGTCGCGCAGGTCCACGCCGTCGAGCAGGATGCGCCCCTCGGTCGGCTCGTAGAGGCGGGCGAGCAGCTTCGTCAGCGTCGTCTTCCCCGCCCCGTTCTCGCCGACGAGGGCGATCCGCTCCCCCGCGCGGATCGCGAGGTCGACGTGGCGCACCGCCCAGCGCTCGCTGCCCGGGTAGCGGAAGCCGACGTCCTCGAAGACGAACCCCTCGCGGATCGGGGTCGGCACGGGCGGCGCGCCGGGCTTCGAGGCGATCGTCGGCCGCATCGCGAAGAAGTCGAACAGGTCGCCCAGGTAGAGCGCCTGCTCGGCCGCGTCGCTCGCCGTGCCGAGGACGCGCTGCAGGATGTCGCGCCCGCGCGCGAAGGCGCCGGCGAGGAGGGTGAGCGTGCCTAACGAGATCACCCCCGCCACGGCGCGCGCGAGGACGAGGACGTAGGCGGCGTAGTAGCCGGCCGTGCCGAGGAGGCCGAGCGCGCCGCCGAC
The Gemmatimonadetes bacterium T265 genome window above contains:
- the msbA gene encoding ABC transporter ATP-binding protein, with protein sequence MPPPRSNGRNGRPSTRVNGPVNGPVTPGRPPRDDTAPAPTWRERFRALRHVPALLRLVWNTHRGYAASVAALRVVRAGFPVLTLWVGKLIIDAVVRGARAAGPGGSAAARDSAVGRLWHLVAVEVALVVAGDLLARASSLLESLLADRFSNRTSVRLMEHAATLDLAQFEDPTFYDQLERARRQTAGRIGLFTQLLGMAQDSLTLASLVATMAAFDWRLLVLLVAAILPSFLGETHFAGLGYSLLFRWTPERRQLDYLRYVGASDRTAKEVQSFGLAPWLVGRYRVLADRFDAENARLAVRRAGVGGALGLLGTAGYYAAYVLVLARAVAGVISLGTLTLLAGAFARGRDILQRVLGTASDAAEQALYLGDLFDFFAMRPTIASKPGAPPVPTPIREGFVFEDVGFRYPGSERWAVRHVDLAIRAGERIALVGENGAGKTTLTKLLARLYEPTEGRILLDGVDLRDYDLASLRAAVGVIFQDFVRYDFAFDENVGVGEVAVLESGGDGAPTPAPIVAAAERSLAATLLPKLPAGYRQMLGRRFEDGVDLSGGEWQKVALARAYLRDAQVLVLDEPTAALDARAEYEVFERFAELVAGRTAVLISHRFSTVRMADRIVVLGDGRVVEQGSHDQLVEAGGEYAELFGLQAVGYR